A stretch of the Rhinoderma darwinii isolate aRhiDar2 chromosome 3, aRhiDar2.hap1, whole genome shotgun sequence genome encodes the following:
- the LOC142750716 gene encoding olfactory receptor 11A1-like, protein MGLTNNITSIVLLGFPNLQNFTFLLFSLLDIIYCVTIFGNLLIIALYLVSRNLQSPMYFFITQLSLCDILLTTDIMPILLHTVLYGGSTITLIGCIIQFSVFVTSESSECLLLSVMSYDRYLAICNPFRYNSIMDHTFCVTSVIVTWLVGFMVMLICTISIYNLHFCGLHVIDHFYCDFEPILQLSCSDTSIIHKEVLILGFLVVMGPFIIIVMSYLYIVITILKIPSNTGRHKAFSTCSSHLIVVSLFYGTIIIVYMFPPRGQSLILSKVLSLIYTVVIPLLNPIIYTLRNKDFTEASIKFSFLFKFLIKNTSLIKCGVKVHKDKNIT, encoded by the coding sequence ATGGGATTGACAAATAATATCACCTCCATCGTCCTTCTGGGATTCCCTAATCTTCAAAACTTCACATTTCTGCTTTTCTCACTACTGGATATTATTTACTGTGTGACGATTTTTGGTAATCTTCTTATAATAGCCTTATATTTAGTGAGTAGAAACCTCCAGTCTCCCATGTACTTCTTCATTACACAGCTATCATTGTGTGATATCCTGCTGACTACAGACATTATGCCGATTCTTCTTCACACTGTACTGTATGGAGGGAGTACTATAACTCTCATCGGCTGCATCATCCAGTTTTCTGTCTTTGTCACCTCGGAGTCCTCGGAATGTCTTCTACTGTCAGTGATGTCTTATGATCGATATCTGGCCATCTGTAACCCCTTCCGTTATAACTCCATCATGGATCATACGTTTTGTGTGACATCAGTAATTGTGACTTGGTTGGTGGGTTTTATGGTGATGTTGATCTGTACAATCTCTATCTATAATCTGCATTTCTGTGGACTGCACGTTATTGACCATTTCTATTGTGACTTTGAACCTATACTGCAGCTCTCCTGCTCTGATACATCCATCATTCATAAAGAGGTTCTTATATTGGGATTTTTAGTTGTTATGGGACCTTTTATAATAATTGTGATGTCCTATTTGTACATTGTCATCACCATCCTGAAGATCCCATCCAATACCGGAAGACataaagccttctccacctgtagctcccacctcatTGTAGTTTCCTTATTTTATGGGACAATAATCATTGTTTATATGTTTCCACCAAGAGGACAATCCCTGATCCTGAGTAAGGTCTTGTCTCTGATCTATACTGTGGTGATCCCACTGCTTAATCCTATTATATACACTCTAAGGAACAAAGACTTTACAGAAGCTTCTATAAAATTCAGCTTTTTATTCAAATTTCTCATAAAGAACACTAGTTTAATAAAGTGTGGTGTAAAAGTCCATAAAGATAAAAACATTACATGA